A single region of the Desulfovibrio sp. genome encodes:
- a CDS encoding sulfite exporter TauE/SafE family protein: MYFPTAGIECNPFVPFAVALGISFFTSMGGISGAFLLLPFQMSVLGYTNPSVSATNQFFNVLACPSGVWRYWHEGRLVWPLAFTIAIGTLPGVFIGAIVRINLLPNPQSFKIFAGLVLLYIGGRMAMTTWQGRASLWSRKEKKENMPTCEDKNGRLMCCHVLYWNMKEVAFVFQETKYVVATRALILLSLVVGLVGGIYGIGGGAIMAPFLVSFFGLPVYVVAGSTLFATFVTSVAGVSFYALLAPFYPDMAVAPDWRMGVLVGLGGMCGMYAGARCQKFVPSIALKALLTAVLLFTAVRYLGQGF; this comes from the coding sequence TTGGCATTTCTTTTTTCACATCCATGGGCGGCATCTCGGGTGCTTTTTTGCTGCTGCCGTTTCAGATGAGCGTTCTGGGCTATACCAACCCCAGCGTCAGCGCCACCAACCAGTTCTTTAACGTGCTGGCCTGTCCCTCGGGCGTATGGCGCTACTGGCACGAGGGGCGGCTTGTGTGGCCGTTGGCCTTTACCATTGCCATTGGCACATTGCCGGGCGTGTTTATAGGGGCCATCGTGCGCATCAATCTGCTGCCCAATCCCCAGAGCTTTAAAATCTTTGCAGGTCTTGTGCTGCTGTACATTGGCGGGCGCATGGCCATGACCACATGGCAAGGCAGGGCCTCGCTGTGGTCGCGCAAGGAAAAGAAAGAAAACATGCCCACCTGCGAAGACAAAAACGGCAGGCTCATGTGCTGTCACGTGCTCTACTGGAACATGAAGGAAGTGGCCTTTGTTTTTCAGGAAACCAAGTATGTTGTCGCCACCCGCGCGCTTATACTGCTGAGCCTTGTGGTGGGCCTTGTGGGCGGCATCTACGGCATCGGCGGCGGGGCCATCATGGCGCCGTTTCTGGTTTCGTTTTTCGGGCTGCCTGTCTATGTTGTTGCTGGCTCCACGCTCTTTGCCACCTTTGTAACTTCCGTGGCGGGCGTATCTTTTTACGCACTGCTCGCGCCCTTTTATCCGGATATGGCCGTTGCGCCCGACTGGCGCATGGGCGTTCTGGTGGGCCTTGGCGGCATGTGCGGCATGTATGCCGGGGCGCGTTGCCAGAAGTTTGTGCCTTCCATTGCCTTGAAGGCTCTTCTGACCGCAGTTTTGCTCTTTACAGCTGTGCGCTATTTGGGCCAAGGTTTCTAG